The following proteins come from a genomic window of Methanobacterium bryantii:
- a CDS encoding PKD domain-containing protein: MLKNKKTFILAMVFLFICITAAGGVSAADAPSASFTSNATGGSADLSVQFNDTSAGSPTSWYWNFGDGKNSTEQNPVHNYTAAGKYTVSLKAGNEYGSDTTSNYIHVYDSADAANRFNNSGFETGDLSGWKYGNTTEVSSSKSHSGNYSVNFRNTGNASTNYIQQNVDLTIVDNISFWCCGDLSRQLNVYIDGVLVKSVSTSNKWTEYTISTSSYTGIHNITLNCTGGTTTYLDDFSVSFSKNLANFTSTTTYNSKKPLTIQFKDTSTGLVTSWLWDFGDGTTSTQKNPLHSYTRAGIYTVKLTVTGPYCSSTQTIDDMVNVVQPTNARTGKTYDSIQAAIDDAENGDTINIGSTSYLETYTENVKVTKRVNIVSNGNVIITALDVNNPVFSMLSGGNNSLIKGFTITGAAGSSGIYIAPSVNAAITGNVITGNKIGIDVEDGTATVTFNSIYNNTLYGLKFTGNGLNAENNWWGTNSPTYVNGTTAPGKTDIYEAQSGSHAVYDPWIVLKASASDDLLKKGDKSTITVDMTHNSNGQDTSGQGTIPDLPVDFNYTLGTLSTTSTTVSKGKASTVITGGSTSGTDDASVTVTGCTVYIPITVDTVAPTANATSGGTFPTSKTVTITTSDPTATIYYTADGTDPRTSSTKIKYTKTLTISKTTTLRYAAVDPAGNWSPLYLQNYVIGTGGLANSSYPTYGINNSHTGQSSYTGPQTNATKWTYKGITVYGSAAVGTDGTIYIGGYNGKVYAFNSNGALKWTYTTASYILGSPTLGTDGTIYISCWMNSTLYAINPDGTLKWKYKTGKYNFGSSPAIGADGTIYTVDTSSTVGTVYALSSKGTLKWTYSTAGSIYGSSTAIGSDGTIYIADYNGTLYAINPDGTLHWTYKMISIPYENARVVDSSEAAYYVTPSIGADGTIYIESQNTIYYNYHFPSVYTLFAINPDGTLKWTYNTEEKLYGAPAISSDGTIYIIGTSKLYAISSSGELLWTYSIGEVATNEVVSATIGHDGTIYVGSSTGIYALTPNGSLKWNYAAGSICASPVISSDGTLYVGTINGTLYAFKNIGANFTTKTSSKTVKFTDKSTGSPKSWLWNFGDGKTSTEQNPTHTYAKDGDYTVTLTVTSSNGTDKCTQTCTIDNKAPTASANYKSRTYNKNLNITLKISETGTIYYTLNGATPTTSSKKYTGAFTVTSTHTLKFLAVDKAGNKSPVYTVKYVIDKTAPKVSAVSPKSRATGVSRTKTVSIRLSENVLKSVNWSKVYIKNIKTGKKCKATIWISGNHIYIKTSKKASYTWYRVYIPAYSIKDKAGNYLTKGYSWIFKTGKY, encoded by the coding sequence ATGTTAAAGAATAAGAAAACGTTTATATTAGCCATGGTTTTCCTATTCATTTGTATTACAGCTGCAGGAGGTGTAAGTGCTGCAGATGCCCCTTCCGCCAGTTTTACAAGCAATGCGACGGGCGGCAGTGCAGATTTAAGTGTTCAGTTTAACGACACGTCCGCAGGCAGCCCCACATCCTGGTACTGGAATTTTGGGGATGGAAAAAATTCAACTGAACAGAACCCTGTGCATAACTACACCGCAGCCGGTAAATACACTGTCAGTCTAAAGGCAGGCAATGAATACGGTAGTGATACCACTTCAAATTATATCCATGTATATGATTCAGCCGACGCTGCAAACAGGTTCAACAATTCCGGGTTTGAAACAGGCGATTTAAGCGGGTGGAAATATGGAAATACCACAGAGGTAAGCAGTTCAAAATCTCACAGTGGAAATTACAGCGTTAATTTCCGCAATACTGGTAATGCAAGCACGAATTACATTCAACAGAATGTTGATCTAACCATTGTAGATAATATTTCCTTCTGGTGCTGCGGGGACCTTTCCAGGCAGCTTAACGTGTATATTGATGGAGTCCTTGTAAAATCAGTTAGTACCTCAAATAAATGGACTGAATACACGATTTCAACTTCAAGTTACACCGGCATTCACAATATAACACTGAACTGCACTGGAGGTACTACTACTTATCTGGATGATTTTTCAGTGAGTTTTTCAAAAAACCTGGCTAATTTCACAAGTACAACCACATATAACAGCAAAAAACCGTTAACTATCCAGTTTAAAGATACATCCACTGGCCTGGTAACAAGCTGGCTGTGGGACTTTGGCGATGGTACAACAAGCACCCAAAAGAACCCGCTCCACAGCTACACCAGGGCAGGCATTTATACTGTGAAGCTAACGGTTACAGGGCCTTACTGCAGTTCAACCCAGACCATTGATGATATGGTTAACGTGGTCCAGCCCACCAATGCCAGAACTGGCAAAACTTACGACAGCATCCAGGCAGCGATAGACGATGCAGAAAACGGAGATACCATCAACATAGGCAGTACATCGTACCTAGAAACCTATACTGAAAACGTGAAGGTCACCAAAAGGGTGAACATAGTTTCAAATGGGAACGTGATAATCACCGCTTTAGATGTAAATAATCCCGTTTTCAGCATGCTTTCTGGTGGAAACAATTCCCTGATAAAAGGTTTCACCATAACTGGAGCAGCTGGTTCAAGCGGGATTTATATAGCCCCTTCAGTCAACGCCGCCATCACAGGCAACGTTATTACCGGAAATAAAATTGGAATTGATGTTGAGGACGGGACTGCGACTGTAACTTTTAACAGCATATACAACAACACCCTTTATGGTTTAAAGTTTACAGGAAACGGTTTAAACGCTGAAAATAACTGGTGGGGAACCAACAGCCCTACATATGTAAACGGCACCACTGCACCTGGAAAAACAGATATATATGAAGCACAAAGCGGAAGTCATGCTGTTTATGACCCGTGGATTGTGTTAAAAGCCAGTGCAAGTGACGATCTGCTGAAAAAAGGAGATAAGTCCACTATCACAGTAGATATGACCCACAACTCCAATGGCCAGGACACATCAGGCCAGGGGACCATACCAGACTTACCAGTAGACTTTAATTACACTCTAGGGACACTTTCTACAACAAGCACAACGGTTTCCAAAGGAAAAGCAAGTACAGTAATAACTGGCGGAAGCACAAGCGGGACAGATGACGCAAGTGTAACCGTTACAGGATGTACAGTCTACATTCCAATTACAGTTGATACTGTGGCACCCACCGCAAATGCAACTTCTGGAGGGACATTTCCCACCAGCAAAACAGTGACCATAACCACCAGCGACCCCACTGCAACAATTTATTACACTGCAGACGGTACTGACCCCCGAACAAGCAGCACAAAAATAAAATACACAAAAACTCTTACCATAAGCAAAACCACAACCCTCAGGTATGCTGCAGTTGACCCTGCAGGAAACTGGAGCCCACTGTACCTTCAAAATTATGTTATTGGAACAGGGGGGCTTGCAAATTCATCATACCCCACATATGGAATAAACAACAGCCACACTGGGCAGTCCAGTTACACAGGACCGCAGACAAACGCAACCAAATGGACTTATAAAGGCATAACCGTATACGGGTCTGCAGCTGTCGGTACAGACGGGACCATATACATTGGAGGCTATAACGGTAAGGTATACGCATTCAACTCCAATGGGGCGTTGAAATGGACTTACACCACTGCAAGTTATATACTTGGTTCCCCTACCCTCGGGACCGACGGGACCATATACATCAGCTGCTGGATGAACAGTACACTTTACGCAATAAACCCTGACGGAACACTGAAATGGAAGTACAAGACTGGAAAATATAATTTCGGCTCATCACCTGCTATTGGTGCAGATGGAACCATTTATACAGTAGATACAAGCAGTACTGTTGGTACCGTGTACGCATTATCTTCTAAAGGAACTCTGAAATGGACATACAGTACTGCAGGGTCGATCTATGGGTCATCAACAGCTATCGGTTCAGATGGAACAATCTACATTGCAGATTACAATGGTACTCTGTACGCTATAAACCCTGATGGAACACTCCACTGGACATATAAGATGATATCCATTCCTTATGAAAATGCGCGTGTGGTAGATTCATCTGAAGCTGCATATTATGTTACTCCATCAATTGGTGCAGACGGGACCATATACATCGAAAGCCAGAATACAATATATTATAATTACCATTTTCCATCAGTATATACCTTATTTGCCATAAATCCAGATGGAACCCTGAAATGGACATACAATACAGAAGAAAAACTTTACGGTGCCCCTGCCATTTCCTCAGATGGAACTATATACATTATAGGCACCAGTAAACTCTACGCCATAAGTTCCAGTGGAGAATTATTGTGGACTTACAGCATTGGGGAGGTTGCTACAAATGAAGTCGTATCTGCTACTATCGGGCACGACGGGACTATCTATGTTGGAAGCAGCACAGGCATTTATGCGTTGACCCCCAACGGGTCGCTGAAATGGAATTATGCCGCTGGAAGTATCTGTGCTTCCCCAGTAATCAGTTCAGACGGCACATTATACGTTGGAACCATTAATGGAACATTATACGCGTTTAAAAATATTGGAGCCAATTTCACAACAAAAACTAGCAGTAAAACAGTCAAATTCACCGATAAATCCACAGGCAGTCCAAAATCATGGTTGTGGAACTTTGGAGATGGAAAAACTTCCACAGAACAGAACCCAACACATACATATGCCAAAGATGGTGATTATACAGTTACTTTAACTGTAACCAGTAGCAATGGTACTGATAAATGCACTCAAACATGCACAATAGACAACAAAGCACCGACAGCAAGCGCTAATTACAAAAGCAGGACATACAACAAAAACTTAAACATCACATTAAAAATAAGCGAAACAGGAACCATATACTACACACTAAACGGGGCCACACCGACCACAAGCAGTAAAAAATACACCGGAGCTTTCACTGTCACATCCACCCACACACTAAAATTCCTGGCAGTGGATAAAGCAGGGAATAAATCTCCAGTTTACACAGTAAAATATGTAATCGACAAAACTGCACCCAAAGTAAGTGCAGTTAGCCCAAAAAGCAGAGCAACCGGTGTTTCCAGAACAAAAACTGTTTCAATCAGGCTCAGCGAAAACGTCTTAAAAAGTGTGAACTGGTCCAAAGTCTACATTAAAAACATTAAAACAGGTAAAAAATGCAAAGCAACCATATGGATCAGCGGAAACCACATCTACATCAAAACCAGCAAAAAAGCATCGTACACATGGTACAGAGTATACATACCAGCATACTCCATAAAAGACAAAGCAGGAAACTACCTGACCAAAGGATACAGTTGGATATTCAAAACAGGAAAATACTAA
- a CDS encoding right-handed parallel beta-helix repeat-containing protein codes for MIFSVFIIGMSLFATTIEPASAATINVTSTMNNSEIQSALDNAASGDTVNFLGKLYENIQLTINKTLNIVTSARTILSGSNLKSAVFSINGPQSSGTKISGFTINASGTGILVNNTSNIIISRCNISAANGPAVNVNSSSNTRIENSTLTNSTTGITVSNSKNTKITGSTVKNNKGNGIDVENSVNTTINKDKITGNAERGIKIYNSINTTVNGSIIKSNGNNSTINLHSTGGGIYVQSSKNVKITHSSITHNSHGIIGVDSSNLTINNNTIDDNRGDGIILRGYAINITIDTNEIKRNSNGLELDYSNGTNINIKHNTITESILYSNSSTEETGSGINYGTDYINGVSETIEHNVIMNNQKRNINGHDTSATLLPVGINWYGVTWSGNEPGYSVGQDLFCCKVLGTPINLVLYNSGGNTYTAYLMDVYGNYITDLPDISVTFSTAGGFSKTLTLHNGHVSVQIGITQLGNGMVLVTSGDETAYVSFDAEVTNPNSGNGNGNGNGNGNNNGNGNNNGNGNGGSGNGNGAGTNGAGGNSGGSSGGASSGSAASVGLATAAADAGSSGGSSQGGSNGQQSSQSKDNSKTAQELFIDKTVKSPEFWGIIGIIVLLVLIFGAYYRKDLMAMIQKSKK; via the coding sequence ATGATATTTTCTGTATTCATCATAGGCATGTCCCTATTTGCCACGACCATAGAACCGGCATCAGCTGCTACAATTAATGTAACGTCTACTATGAATAATTCAGAGATCCAATCAGCATTAGATAACGCTGCATCTGGAGATACAGTTAACTTCCTTGGAAAGCTCTATGAAAACATACAGCTGACCATCAACAAGACTTTGAACATAGTAACCAGCGCAAGGACAATATTATCTGGATCCAACCTCAAATCTGCAGTATTTTCAATTAATGGACCCCAATCTTCAGGAACTAAAATAAGCGGATTTACAATTAACGCATCAGGCACAGGAATACTCGTAAACAACACCAGCAATATAATCATCTCTAGGTGTAACATAAGCGCTGCCAACGGGCCTGCAGTCAATGTAAACAGCAGTTCTAATACCCGAATTGAAAACAGCACCCTGACCAACTCAACCACAGGAATTACCGTTTCAAACAGTAAAAACACCAAAATCACAGGAAGTACCGTCAAAAATAACAAAGGAAATGGTATCGACGTGGAAAATTCCGTAAATACCACCATAAACAAGGATAAAATCACCGGCAACGCAGAAAGAGGAATTAAAATCTATAATTCCATTAACACCACCGTTAACGGCTCCATCATAAAAAGTAATGGAAATAACAGCACTATAAATCTGCACTCCACAGGAGGAGGTATTTATGTTCAAAGCTCAAAGAACGTTAAAATCACCCACAGCAGCATTACCCACAACAGCCATGGAATAATTGGAGTAGATTCTTCTAATCTCACAATAAATAACAATACAATAGACGATAACCGCGGGGATGGAATAATACTCCGTGGATATGCAATTAACATAACCATAGACACTAACGAGATAAAAAGAAATTCCAATGGGCTTGAACTGGATTACTCCAATGGCACAAACATAAACATCAAACACAACACCATAACTGAAAGCATACTTTATTCAAACAGTTCTACTGAAGAGACCGGGAGTGGAATTAATTATGGAACTGACTATATAAATGGTGTAAGCGAGACCATAGAACATAATGTAATCATGAATAACCAAAAGAGAAATATAAATGGGCATGATACGAGTGCTACCCTTCTTCCAGTGGGTATAAACTGGTATGGAGTAACATGGTCTGGAAATGAACCTGGTTATTCTGTGGGTCAGGATCTGTTCTGTTGTAAAGTCCTTGGTACTCCAATCAATTTGGTATTGTATAACTCTGGAGGAAACACATATACTGCATATCTCATGGATGTTTACGGCAATTATATAACCGATTTGCCGGATATAAGTGTAACCTTTAGTACCGCGGGAGGATTTTCAAAAACATTGACACTGCACAATGGACATGTTAGTGTTCAGATCGGCATCACCCAGCTGGGAAATGGTATGGTACTAGTTACCAGCGGCGATGAAACCGCTTATGTATCATTTGATGCTGAAGTAACTAATCCAAACTCTGGAAATGGAAACGGTAATGGTAATGGTAATGGAAACAACAACGGTAATGGGAACAACAATGGAAACGGTAACGGCGGCTCTGGAAATGGAAACGGAGCAGGTACAAACGGTGCCGGTGGAAACTCAGGCGGTTCCAGCGGTGGCGCATCATCAGGGTCTGCTGCAAGCGTGGGGCTTGCAACAGCTGCAGCAGATGCAGGAAGCTCTGGAGGTTCCAGCCAAGGCGGATCCAACGGGCAGCAGTCCTCCCAGTCCAAAGATAATTCTAAAACTGCCCAGGAGTTATTCATCGACAAAACAGTTAAAAGTCCAGAGTTCTGGGGTATAATCGGGATCATAGTTCTGCTCGTCCTGATATTCGGAGCTTACTACAGAAAAGACTTAATGGCCATGATCCAAAAATCAAAAAAATAA
- a CDS encoding right-handed parallel beta-helix repeat-containing protein encodes MIIVLSLLFMSISIPAAALEPVSAASTNINSTMTNSEIQNVLDNAASGDTINFLGQLYTNIQLAINKTLNIVTHVGTVLSGPSSSGSAVFLINGSKASGTQISGFNITGSGSGILVNSTSNVNISKCNISASDGSAVIINKSSGTNIKNSNITNSITGISISNSEKTKITGITVKNNKKDGVDVKNSASTTINHTKITGNAERGVKISNSDSTVVNGSTLTGNGNKAGESSDEGAVYVKNSRSVKITYNTINDNSQGVTVTDSDNVAITNNTINNNYGEGILLNGTLLENISVKGNDIEKNGNGIVLNYHMGINIHINGNIVTASAYNSLQDGEDSGIGIRFGSGYASNSGTEVIEHNAIFDNNVMDMRGRDAQVLPNVGSNWYGYSPLLCGCVKYAQAMYLQGIQIGTNTYAGGFYDGVTGQLAADFPSLLVKLSGNGFSLSAMSQNGQAIFHLDPNLGSGRLTLTATRVNAYGNWIKDNPQHSTNGTDPNSNPGKGNGNSSGTGNGGANGGNGDDSSSGATSGPSSSVGQANTASAAAGSAGSSGQSGSATKKTAQELFIDNTVKNPTVWSIIGIIVLLVLIFGVYYRNELMSMIKKSKK; translated from the coding sequence ATGATAATTGTATTATCTTTATTATTTATGAGCATATCCATACCTGCTGCCGCTTTAGAGCCTGTATCTGCAGCAAGTACCAATATAAATTCCACCATGACCAATTCAGAGATTCAAAATGTACTGGACAACGCTGCATCTGGAGATACCATCAATTTCCTAGGACAGCTTTATACAAATATACAGCTGGCCATCAACAAGACGCTGAACATAGTAACCCATGTTGGAACAGTGCTGTCTGGGCCCAGCTCATCAGGATCTGCAGTGTTTTTAATTAATGGATCTAAAGCTTCAGGAACTCAAATAAGCGGTTTTAATATTACAGGTTCAGGTTCAGGAATACTTGTAAACAGCACGAGTAACGTGAACATTTCTAAATGTAATATAAGTGCTTCTGATGGTTCTGCAGTCATCATAAACAAAAGCAGCGGCACCAACATTAAAAATAGCAATATAACAAACTCCATAACAGGAATTAGCATTTCAAACAGTGAAAAAACCAAAATCACTGGAATCACAGTCAAAAACAATAAAAAAGATGGTGTAGACGTGAAAAATTCTGCAAGTACCACTATAAATCATACTAAAATTACAGGTAACGCTGAAAGAGGGGTCAAAATTTCCAATTCCGACAGCACGGTGGTCAATGGGTCTACCCTAACTGGTAATGGAAATAAGGCAGGTGAATCTTCTGATGAAGGTGCTGTGTATGTGAAAAACTCGAGAAGCGTTAAAATCACTTATAACACTATCAATGATAACAGCCAGGGAGTAACTGTGACTGATTCAGACAATGTTGCCATAACTAACAACACAATAAATAACAATTATGGTGAAGGGATACTTCTTAACGGGACTTTACTCGAAAATATCTCAGTAAAAGGTAACGATATCGAAAAAAATGGTAATGGAATAGTATTAAATTATCATATGGGCATAAATATCCATATCAACGGAAATATCGTGACAGCCAGTGCGTATAACTCACTGCAGGATGGTGAAGATTCAGGAATTGGAATTAGATTTGGCTCAGGTTATGCCAGCAATTCTGGAACAGAAGTCATAGAACACAATGCTATTTTTGACAACAATGTCATGGATATGAGGGGAAGAGATGCCCAAGTCCTTCCCAATGTAGGATCTAACTGGTATGGATATAGTCCCCTTCTCTGTGGATGTGTCAAGTATGCCCAGGCCATGTATCTACAGGGGATACAAATTGGAACAAATACATATGCAGGAGGATTTTATGACGGCGTTACAGGCCAGCTGGCAGCTGATTTCCCTTCTCTACTGGTAAAACTTAGTGGAAATGGATTTTCACTATCTGCTATGTCCCAGAATGGACAGGCCATATTCCACCTGGATCCCAATTTAGGTTCAGGTAGGTTAACCCTAACCGCTACCAGGGTGAATGCGTATGGAAATTGGATTAAAGACAACCCACAACATTCAACCAATGGAACAGATCCTAACAGCAACCCCGGAAAAGGTAATGGAAATAGTTCGGGTACAGGTAACGGTGGTGCTAATGGAGGTAATGGTGATGATTCCAGCAGCGGCGCGACATCAGGTCCCTCTTCAAGTGTAGGGCAAGCAAATACAGCTTCAGCCGCAGCTGGGAGTGCAGGAAGTAGTGGCCAGTCCGGATCTGCCACTAAGAAAACCGCACAAGAGCTATTCATTGATAATACAGTTAAAAATCCAACTGTTTGGAGCATAATTGGAATTATCGTGCTTCTAGTACTGATATTTGGAGTTTACTACAGGAATGAATTGATGAGTATGATCAAAAAATCAAAAAAATAA
- a CDS encoding right-handed parallel beta-helix repeat-containing protein — translation MVLAVISAGSVMADPVSAATIPVTAGSTNAQIQTLIDDAHSGDTISFAPGTYNNINLTINKTLNLIGNGAVLNSINTVNSVIFTITASGDVEGSGTTIQGFELNNLNSSLSSSTGYGIDLEKVTNIIISNITTHNGKTGVHCNAAQNVLIKNSSFYYQYNDNDNKECQPRGVNVMGGNNITVQNSTINGANDGVSIASGATNVYVINNVISNCSYAAFWGGGISNITIANNLINNWTVEGLAIEKAANLTSVINNTFVNGTGDAIYIQNSYAHGPMSIISGIQIIENMFKNIVGAAIGVDKSGMFTGDGSGNSIVGTNNTVDNVSKGYVNLYSNGTNLNFTMDSSYPAKKANLSVSSGVSSTAIKTGDKTIYTVTVTNRGNGDATNVKVSNILNTGFYSSYASYSSLGSYSNGAWNIGNLGAGETASLVVTATALKSGTATSQAKVTGDNISVLSNTIQKTINKYIKMSYSNSILTNSKVKTGKYVYLGTTVKNSGKDKSGTVKVKITLPKGMKLIAVNYPAVYNKATKTWTFTVPAGKYYTFKVKAQVTSKGTKKITFNDNGKIQYKYVTGH, via the coding sequence ATGGTTCTAGCCGTCATTTCAGCAGGATCCGTAATGGCTGACCCAGTATCTGCAGCCACCATTCCAGTAACTGCAGGCTCAACAAATGCCCAGATACAGACCCTAATTGATGACGCCCACAGCGGAGACACAATAAGCTTCGCACCTGGAACCTACAATAATATAAACCTTACAATCAACAAAACACTTAATTTAATTGGTAATGGTGCTGTTCTTAACAGTATCAATACAGTTAACTCAGTTATTTTTACAATAACTGCTAGCGGAGATGTAGAGGGTTCAGGCACAACAATTCAAGGGTTTGAACTTAATAATTTAAACAGCAGCCTTAGTTCATCAACAGGATACGGTATCGATTTAGAGAAAGTAACCAATATTATAATTAGTAATATTACCACTCACAATGGTAAAACTGGTGTTCACTGTAACGCTGCACAAAATGTTCTTATAAAAAATTCTAGCTTTTATTATCAATACAATGATAACGACAACAAAGAATGCCAACCTCGCGGTGTAAATGTAATGGGCGGAAACAATATCACAGTTCAAAACAGTACCATCAATGGTGCTAATGATGGAGTTTCAATAGCTTCTGGAGCTACCAATGTTTATGTGATTAACAACGTCATTTCAAACTGCAGTTATGCTGCTTTCTGGGGCGGAGGAATATCAAACATAACCATTGCAAACAATTTAATTAACAACTGGACTGTTGAAGGTTTAGCTATTGAAAAAGCTGCTAACTTAACTTCTGTAATAAACAATACATTTGTTAACGGAACAGGTGATGCAATATATATCCAGAACTCATATGCACACGGACCAATGAGCATAATAAGCGGTATTCAGATCATTGAAAACATGTTCAAAAATATCGTTGGTGCTGCAATTGGAGTTGATAAATCTGGAATGTTCACTGGTGATGGTAGTGGAAACTCCATAGTTGGTACCAATAACACAGTTGACAATGTCTCAAAAGGATATGTGAACCTTTATTCCAATGGTACAAATTTAAACTTCACCATGGATTCATCATATCCAGCTAAAAAGGCAAATCTCTCAGTTTCAAGCGGTGTTTCTTCCACAGCCATTAAAACTGGGGACAAAACCATCTACACTGTAACCGTGACAAACAGGGGAAATGGCGATGCAACCAATGTTAAAGTAAGCAACATCTTAAATACTGGTTTCTACTCCAGTTATGCAAGCTATTCCTCTTTAGGAAGTTATTCTAACGGTGCATGGAACATAGGTAATTTAGGTGCAGGAGAAACTGCTTCATTAGTAGTTACTGCAACTGCTTTAAAATCTGGAACAGCTACATCCCAGGCAAAAGTAACTGGAGACAACATAAGCGTATTATCCAATACAATACAGAAAACTATTAATAAATACATCAAAATGTCTTATTCCAATTCAATTCTCACCAATTCCAAGGTTAAAACTGGTAAATATGTTTACCTGGGAACCACAGTGAAAAACTCTGGAAAAGACAAGTCTGGAACTGTTAAAGTTAAAATAACATTACCTAAAGGCATGAAACTGATTGCAGTTAATTATCCAGCAGTTTACAATAAAGCTACTAAAACATGGACTTTCACTGTACCTGCAGGAAAATACTACACTTTCAAAGTCAAAGCTCAGGTCACATCCAAAGGAACCAAAAAAATAACATTCAACGACAACGGTAAAATCCAGTACAAATACGTTACAGGGCACTAA